The proteins below are encoded in one region of Myxococcales bacterium:
- a CDS encoding CDGSH iron-sulfur domain-containing protein, with translation MKVPQIAARAPKKTSVRKGQEYYWCACGKSQNQPFCDGSHRGSAFVPKQFVAEEDGDVYLCMCKHTNNPPYCDGTHAKLPKEETVVLQPREGVGARSSAEEPYVEFIHELARNGLSQLGHHGEMGAMGVPRTLLPSWDDIQIVTAQLHRKPLLDDAPVGSNLVIGPRAKKPLTLNIPLFVSDMSFGALSEEAKISLARGAELAGTGICSGEGGMLPEEQQSNSRYFYELASAQFGYDEALLSKVQAFHFKGGQGAKTGTGGHLPANKVVGKIAEVRKLKEGTPAISPATFPALNTPKDFANFARRVRELSGGIPIGFKLSAQHIEKDIAFAIEAGADYIILDGRGGGTGAAPLIFRDNISVPTIPALARARHFLNSNGHSDITLIVTGGLRTPADFVKAMALGADGIALANSAIQAIGCVGARMCNTNNCPSGIATQKPELRKKINIDEASQHLARFLGASVELMKLLARACGHDHLNKLCHDDLVSWKKDMAELSGVNFAGAPGSELS, from the coding sequence ATGAAAGTTCCGCAGATCGCAGCGCGTGCGCCAAAAAAGACTTCTGTGCGCAAAGGCCAAGAGTACTATTGGTGCGCGTGCGGAAAATCGCAAAATCAGCCCTTCTGCGATGGATCGCACCGAGGCAGTGCTTTTGTCCCGAAACAATTTGTCGCCGAGGAAGATGGTGATGTGTATCTTTGCATGTGCAAGCATACAAACAATCCACCGTATTGTGACGGCACTCACGCCAAACTACCGAAAGAGGAAACAGTCGTCTTACAACCACGCGAGGGCGTTGGTGCCCGAAGCTCGGCAGAAGAACCGTACGTCGAGTTTATTCACGAGCTGGCGCGCAATGGACTAAGTCAGCTTGGCCATCACGGCGAAATGGGCGCGATGGGTGTGCCGCGCACGCTGCTTCCGAGTTGGGATGACATCCAAATTGTAACGGCTCAACTGCACCGCAAGCCCTTGCTTGATGACGCTCCGGTGGGGAGCAATCTGGTCATTGGCCCGCGCGCAAAGAAACCGCTGACGCTCAACATTCCGCTCTTCGTATCGGACATGAGTTTCGGTGCCCTCTCCGAAGAAGCCAAGATCTCGCTTGCACGCGGCGCAGAACTTGCCGGCACGGGCATTTGCTCCGGCGAAGGAGGCATGCTCCCTGAGGAACAACAGAGCAACAGTCGCTATTTTTACGAACTCGCTTCGGCTCAATTTGGTTATGACGAAGCGCTTCTGAGCAAGGTGCAGGCCTTTCACTTCAAAGGCGGCCAGGGCGCAAAAACAGGTACAGGTGGTCACCTGCCTGCAAACAAGGTGGTCGGGAAAATCGCAGAGGTCCGTAAACTCAAGGAAGGCACTCCAGCAATTTCGCCTGCTACATTCCCGGCTCTCAACACGCCCAAAGACTTTGCAAACTTTGCGCGCCGTGTGCGAGAACTTAGCGGGGGTATCCCGATTGGTTTTAAACTTTCGGCGCAACACATCGAAAAAGATATCGCGTTTGCAATCGAAGCGGGTGCGGACTACATCATTTTGGATGGTCGAGGCGGCGGCACCGGTGCTGCGCCTCTGATCTTCCGCGACAACATTTCAGTGCCCACTATCCCCGCCCTAGCTCGCGCCCGACATTTCTTGAACAGCAACGGACACTCCGATATTACCTTGATCGTAACGGGTGGTTTGCGCACACCAGCAGACTTTGTCAAAGCCATGGCACTTGGCGCAGACGGCATTGCTCTCGCCAACTCCGCGATACAGGCCATCGGTTGCGTCGGGGCCCGCATGTGTAACACCAACAACTGCCCCTCAGGCATTGCCACACAAAAGCCTGAACTGCGAAAGAAGATCAATATCGATGAGGCTTCACAACACTTGGCGCGTTTCTTGGGCGCTTCAGTTGAGCTGATGAAACTTCTAGCCCGAGCCTGCGGCCACGATCATTTAAACAAACTCTGCCATGATGATCTTGTAAGCTGGAAAAAAGACATGGCCGAGCTAAGTGGTGTGAATTTCGCCGGTGCACCAGGCAGCGAATTAAGCTGA
- a CDS encoding serine/threonine protein kinase gives MAAEQSTAKSFGEANLSGTRLGRYQLLCPLAQGGMGTVYAARAHGAGGFSRRVAIKFLNAGFTQDEAFVGMFLDEARIASQIHHSNVVAILDVAVSQPHGYFIVMEYVQGHHAGTLSKKRTTDEPLSVPIVSRIVSDALAGLNAAHNLCDDEGQPLGLIHRDVSPHNILVDIDGVAKLSDFGIAKANSRLTTTTNIGDFKGKLTYAAPEYLLDHKVDQRSDLFSMGTVLWEMLTGKRLFDSDTNSGKIGKLLNAKIPLVSEIDNALKPLDEVVSKALARDPEERFASAEDFAIALEEAAKHFGGLASHRLVAQKVKETAPELLARRDEAIREASERLPVSFERESETTASIRREMSEVMRASRERIDPWATDSNTPTRPEAALSASSQRMSGLAWRRSKLRKLALVGSVGIALVLAALAFLMIFRSTPDQPDAARSISTSLPEDDKASAGPGNVTTSVEGNVNHGNALKSPEVDNLATKAVTDETPDDGKRKVLQPESNSGSKSVSQGVKNAKQVIAKDAKTEAKEAVQSKKSGNKTGDDTRPPGTTSSNALYDNPYR, from the coding sequence ATGGCGGCCGAGCAATCCACTGCCAAATCTTTCGGCGAAGCTAACCTCAGTGGGACAAGGCTTGGGCGCTACCAACTTCTATGCCCACTTGCGCAGGGCGGCATGGGAACGGTGTATGCAGCCCGCGCTCATGGCGCTGGTGGCTTTTCTAGGCGTGTGGCAATCAAATTTCTGAACGCAGGTTTTACTCAGGATGAGGCTTTTGTTGGCATGTTCCTCGATGAAGCTCGAATCGCATCTCAAATCCACCATAGTAATGTGGTTGCGATACTTGATGTCGCAGTGTCTCAACCACATGGCTATTTTATTGTGATGGAGTATGTCCAGGGTCATCATGCTGGAACCCTGTCCAAAAAGAGAACGACGGATGAGCCACTAAGCGTTCCGATTGTTTCGCGTATCGTTTCCGATGCGTTGGCAGGGCTCAATGCGGCTCACAATCTTTGTGACGATGAAGGACAACCCTTGGGTCTAATTCACCGCGATGTTTCTCCGCATAATATTTTGGTCGATATTGATGGCGTTGCGAAGCTTAGCGATTTTGGAATTGCAAAAGCCAACAGTAGACTCACCACAACAACCAATATCGGTGATTTTAAGGGAAAGCTTACTTACGCGGCACCAGAGTATTTGCTTGATCACAAGGTCGATCAACGCTCTGACCTTTTTTCAATGGGAACTGTACTTTGGGAGATGCTGACAGGGAAACGTCTGTTCGACTCGGATACCAACAGCGGAAAGATTGGAAAGCTACTAAATGCAAAGATTCCGCTTGTCTCGGAGATAGATAATGCACTTAAACCTTTGGATGAGGTGGTGAGCAAAGCTTTGGCGCGTGACCCTGAAGAAAGATTTGCTTCCGCTGAAGATTTTGCCATCGCTTTGGAAGAAGCAGCGAAGCATTTTGGCGGGCTCGCCTCGCATCGTTTGGTTGCACAAAAAGTGAAGGAGACCGCGCCAGAATTGTTAGCGCGCCGCGATGAAGCTATTCGCGAGGCTTCCGAGCGGCTTCCTGTGTCTTTTGAGCGGGAATCGGAAACGACCGCCTCAATTCGCCGAGAAATGTCGGAAGTCATGCGGGCCTCAAGAGAAAGAATTGATCCATGGGCAACGGATTCCAACACACCGACGCGTCCGGAAGCTGCGCTGTCGGCGAGTTCACAAAGGATGTCAGGGTTAGCTTGGCGACGCTCTAAACTACGCAAGCTGGCTTTGGTAGGCAGCGTTGGTATCGCTCTAGTTTTAGCCGCTCTCGCTTTTCTGATGATCTTTCGATCAACACCAGACCAGCCTGACGCTGCCCGATCAATAAGCACTTCCCTTCCAGAAGACGACAAGGCCTCAGCGGGCCCGGGCAACGTTACGACGAGCGTTGAAGGAAACGTCAACCATGGCAATGCCCTAAAGAGCCCTGAGGTTGATAATTTGGCTACTAAAGCAGTGACTGATGAAACGCCTGACGACGGGAAACGCAAAGTGCTCCAACCCGAATCAAACAGTGGTTCTAAATCGGTATCGCAAGGAGTCAAGAATGCGAAGCAAGTTATTGCTAAGGATGCTAAAACTGAAGCCAAGGAAGCAGTTCAGTCGAAGAAATCAGGCAATAAAACGGGTGATGACACTCGGCCTCCGGGCACAACAAGCAGCAATGCGCTGTATGATAACCCTTACCGGTAA